GCCCCTGGATGGCCATGAACGGCCTGGCCGGCGTGGCCGAGGTGCTCGAGAAGGGCCTCAACCGCATCGAGGTCGACCCGGCGCTGATCCCGCGCGCGCGCCTGCCCATCGACCGCATGCTGGCCTTCACCGCCGCGCACAAGGCGGGCCGCGACGCCGGCGCGCTGGTGCCCGACATCGGCGCGGCCTGATCCCCATGCCGGCCCCGCGCGTGCACGCGCGGCTGGCCTTCGCGGCCAGCGGGCTCGCGGGCCACGGCCCGCTCCACCTCGACTTCGGCGCCCCGCGCGCCATGCTGCAGGCCTCGCACCTGGGCGAGGTGCGTGCGGTGATCGACGCCGCCGAGGCCGCCGCACAGGCCGGCGCCTGGGTGGTGGGCTGGCTCGCCTACGAGGCCGCGGGCGCGTTCGACGCCGCCTTGCCCACGCACGCGCCCGATGGCCCGCTGGCCTGGTTCGGCGTGCACGACGCGCCGCTGAGCGCCCCTGCGCCCGCCGCGGTCGATGAACCCGCCCCGCGCGCCGCCTGGGCCGACACGCCCGCCGAGCGCGCCGCCTTCGACACCCACGTGCAGGCGCTGCTGCAGGCCATCGCACACGGCGAGCTTTACCAGGCCAACCTCACCACGCGCTGGGCCGGCACGCTGCAGCACGGCAGCGCGCTCGCGCTGTTCGAGGCGCTGCGGCGCGAGCAGCCTGCCGACTGGGCGGTGTTCGTTGACGCGGGCACGCAGCAGGTGCTCAGCGCTTCGCCCGAACTGTTTTTCGACTGGGACCGCGACCAGGTGCTCACGCGCCCCATGAAGGGCACCGCGCCGCGCGGCCGCGATGCCGCCGACGACGCGGCGCTGGCCGCGCAGCTCCAGGCCAGCCCCAAGGAACGCGCCGAGAACGTGATGGTGGTCGACCTGCTGCGCAACGACCTCTCGCGCGTGGCGCGGCCGGGGTCGGTACAGGTGCCCGCGCTGTTCGAGCTGCGGGCCCTGCCCACGGTCTGGCAGATGACCTCCGACGTGCGCGCGCGCACGCGGCCCGGCACGCGGCTGTTCGACCTGCTGCAGGCGCTGTTCCCCTGCGGTTCGGTCACGGGCGCGCCCAAGCGCCAGGCCATGCGCCGCATCGTTCAGCACGAAGACAGCGCGCGTGGCGTGTACTGCGGCGCGGTGGGCGTGCTGCGGCCCGGCGCCGGCGCGACCTTCAACGTGGGCATCCGCACCGTGGCCGTGCGCGGCCGCGAACTGCGGCTGGGCGTGGGCAGCGGCATCACGGCCGGTTCGCTCGCGCGCAGCGAATGGCGCGAATGGCAGCACAAGGCGGCCTTCGCGCAGCGCGCGGCCGAGCCCTTCGAACTGCTGGAAACGCTCGCGCTCGACGGCGGCCACTGGCGCCACGAGGCGCTGCACCGCGAACGCATGGCGGCCTCGGCGCGCCACTTCGGTTTCGCCTGGACCGCGGCCGCCTGGGCGCAGGCGCTGCGGGCCGTGGCCAGCGCGCACCCCGCCGGCCTCTGGCGCGTGCGTGTGCTGGGCGCGCGCGACGGCCGCATCGTGGCCACCGCCCACGCCCTGGCCGGTACGCCGGTGCCGGTGCGCCTGGTGCTGGCCGAGCGGCCCTTCCTCGCGGCGCACTCGCCCTTCGTGCGCCACAAGACCACACGGCGCGCGCCCTACGAAGCCGCCGAACAGGCCGCGCCCGGCGTGTTCGACACGCTGCTTTGGAACGACGACGGCGAGCTCACCGAGTGCACGCGCGGCAACGTCGCGCTGCGCTTCGAGGGCGAGGGCTGGCTCACGCCCGCGCTGGACGGCGGGCTGCTGCCCGGCATCGGGCGGCAGGTGGCGCTGGCCGAAGGCCGCGTGCGCGAAGCGGTGCTGCCGCGCGAGCGCCTGCATGAGGCGCGCGAGATCGCGTTCTTGAACAGCCTGCGCGGCTGGCTGCCTGCGGTGATCGCCCCTCAGGGCTGACCCGGCCGGGCACGCGCCGCCGCGCCCTGGGCGCACCTTGCGGCCCACCCATACCCCCCGCCCGTTGTGGCCCGGCGCAACGCATGTAATGCGCGGCTTGTTCCGCTTGCTCCCTTGCCGTGCGCCTGTTCCGCTTCGTGTTTTCCGCTTGGCCATTCGCCCCGCGCATTGGCGTTCGCATCGGCGTGTGCCTGGGCCTGTTCGCCGCACTGCAGGGCGCGCTCGCCAGCCCGCCGGCCGCCGCCGAGCGCGCCGAGGCCGAGCAGCGCCGCATCGACGAGCGCGCCCGCCAGCAGCGCGAGCTGCTGCAACCGCGCGCAGACGCACCCCAGCGGCCCGACCTCGCGCTGCCTGCGCTCGAT
This is a stretch of genomic DNA from Hydrogenophaga crocea. It encodes these proteins:
- the pabB gene encoding aminodeoxychorismate synthase component I, which translates into the protein MPAPRVHARLAFAASGLAGHGPLHLDFGAPRAMLQASHLGEVRAVIDAAEAAAQAGAWVVGWLAYEAAGAFDAALPTHAPDGPLAWFGVHDAPLSAPAPAAVDEPAPRAAWADTPAERAAFDTHVQALLQAIAHGELYQANLTTRWAGTLQHGSALALFEALRREQPADWAVFVDAGTQQVLSASPELFFDWDRDQVLTRPMKGTAPRGRDAADDAALAAQLQASPKERAENVMVVDLLRNDLSRVARPGSVQVPALFELRALPTVWQMTSDVRARTRPGTRLFDLLQALFPCGSVTGAPKRQAMRRIVQHEDSARGVYCGAVGVLRPGAGATFNVGIRTVAVRGRELRLGVGSGITAGSLARSEWREWQHKAAFAQRAAEPFELLETLALDGGHWRHEALHRERMAASARHFGFAWTAAAWAQALRAVASAHPAGLWRVRVLGARDGRIVATAHALAGTPVPVRLVLAERPFLAAHSPFVRHKTTRRAPYEAAEQAAPGVFDTLLWNDDGELTECTRGNVALRFEGEGWLTPALDGGLLPGIGRQVALAEGRVREAVLPRERLHEAREIAFLNSLRGWLPAVIAPQG